The Oleiphilus messinensis DNA segment TAGCACTACTGGTACTGAAATAGTTTTGTTTTACAATTTTTCCATATAGTCTTCAACCATATAGAGTTAAAGAGGAGGTTTGCTATGACGAAGGTGCTTGAATACGATGATCTGGCCCTTATTGCCCAGGGCCATGCTGCATTCCAATTGTTGTGGTCTGGTGTGAATTTAAATGTCTTTGATTATTTGTCTGAGCATCCAGGGTGTGACTTTGAAAGCTTGCGTGCCGGTATTGGTCTGGAGTTACAGCCGGCCAAGGTATTGATTATTGGTCTGACCTCATTGGGTATTATCGAGAAAGATGGCGATAGCTATCGTAATGCCGAAGTCGTCGAGCAAACAATGGTGTCTGGTCGGCCAGGTAATATGCGGGAAGTGTTGGGTTGGCAGCATCATATTTGTTATCCGGGCCTGCATTATTTTCTGGACTCCCTCAAGCAGAATGCTAATGTTGGCCTACAGCATTTCCAGGGTGACGAAGATAATCTTTATGCACGACTGGCACATACGCCAGAGTTGGAGAAAGTTTTTCAGGATGCAATGTCGTCATTGTCCAACACGGCAAACGAGTTGTTGGCACGGGAAGTAACATTCGACGATATAAATCATTTGGTAGATGCTGGTGGTGGTGTTGGAACCAATGCAATAACGTTGGCTAAAGCTAATCCGAATCTTCGGGTAACGGTTTTTGACTCGCCGACTGTATGCGAGCGGGCGAATGCGAATATTGCAGAACAGGGAATGTCTGATCGGGTTGATACTTATCCTGGAGACTTTTTCGTACGGGATTTCCCGGAAGGAATCGATGCGATCATGTTTGCCCACATGATGACAATCTGGACGCCCGAGAAAGACACTGAGCTGCTGAAACGTGCTTATGATGCGCTCCCTGTGGGCGGCAAAGTTATTATCTACAATATGATGGCTTACGATGATGATACAGGGCCAAAAAGTGCGGCATTGGGCTCGCCTTATTTTCTGGCGATAGCGACCGGGCAGGGTCGGTTGTACTCCTGGCAGGATTATGAGGGCTTCTTGAAGGAAGCGGGCTTTTCCCAGACTGTGCGCAAGGAGTTGCCCCGTGATCATGGTGTGTTGGTTGGTGTTAAGTAGTCATGTCTGCATCAAATCATTCTACTGAAGCGACACAAAGCGCTTTCGATTACGAGCGCGCATTTCTCCGAAATCTCGGGCTGGTGCAGCCCGAAGAACAGCAGCAGTTAAAGAATTGTAAAGTCGCAATTGCGGGTCTTGGTGGTGTGGGTGGTGCCCATGTCGTGACGTTGGCGCGGATGGGGATTGGAAATTTTCATCTCGCCGATTTTGATATTTTCGAGCTTCATAATTTCAACCGACAGGCCGGAGCGATGATGTCCACTCTCGGAGAGCCCAAGTGTGCGGTGATGTCGAGAATGGCTAAAGATGTTAACCCTGAAGCCAATGTGGTGCCATTCGATGAGGGAATTAACGCCGATAATATCGATCAATTTCTGGATGGCGTTGATGTAGTTGTTGACGGGCTTGATTTTTTTGCCGTTAACGCCCGCGATTTGCTCTATACCGAGGCGCGTAAACGCGCGTTGCCGGTGGTGGGAGCAGGTCCCATTGGATTCAGTATGATCTTGTTGACGTTTTTGCCAGACCAAATGAGCTGGCATGACTATTTCGCAATGGATCTGGCTAAGAATGATACAGACAAGTATTTGTTGTTCGGTTTGGGGAATGCGCCGCGGGCCACTCATATCCCCTACATTGATAAACGTTATGTAAGTCTTGATGAGCAAAGGGGGCCGTCCTGTGCTGCCGCTGTGCAACTGTGTGCAGGGGTCATCGCTGTTGAGGTTCTGAAACTGGTATTAAAGCGGGGTGTAGTCAAAGCTGCTCCGTATTACCATCAATTTGATCCCTATCGGTGTATGTACGTGTTGGGCAAGCTCAGGAATGGAAACCGAGGCTGGTTACAGCGACTGAAGTTTTATATTTTTAAACGGTTTTATTTATCAGGAAAGGTCAAAAAGGATGGTTGAAAAACAGTTGGTGGATGTCATTTTGGAGGCGGGGATATTGGCTCCGTCAGCCGATAACAGCTCCCCGTTTTTGTTTGATTATGTCAAGGACGCATCTCGAGTGTCGATTTTTCGAGATCCTGAACGAAGTGGTGGTTTTTCGGATGGTAAGGGTTATTTGGTCTACACCGCGATTGGCGCTGCGATAGAGAATATGTCGAGACAAGCGGAGTCGATGGGTGTGCGGCTTGAAATATCACTCTTTCCCAAAGGGGAGGGTAAAGCCGACTCGGTAGCTGAAATTCTCTTTGTTTCTCCTGGAGATGATGAAGGCAGTGTTGTTGCTCCAGGGGGGGCAGCTTCTGTTAAACTTCTTGATTCATTGAAAAAAAGGTGCACGGACAGACGTTTTCCTTATGGCAAAATGCCAGCGTCGTTCGATTTGACCCGTGTGCAGTCCGCAGTTGATAAAACGGGGTGTGGGTTTCGGTACTTTGGGCCAAATCAGTCCTCGGAAAAGAATCAGATGGTTCGGTTTGTTCAATCTGCGGAAGCGCTTCGATTTACAGATCCCGGGATACATGCAGAATTGTTCAGTTCCTTGAGTTTCAGCAAAGAGAGTGAGGAGGGTATACCTTTACCTGCGTTGTATCTTGATCCAATGGGAAAACTGTTGATTTATGCAATTCGTTCATGGTCATTTCTCAACGGAATGAATCGTGTCGGGTTGAATAAGGCGCTGGCTTTTTTCGGGGCGGGCTTACCGTTGCGTTTATCTCCTGCTGTGGGTGTCATTACTGCGCCATCATTGTCTCCCCGGGATCTGGTTGCTGCGGGTCGAGCACTGCAGTCCGCTTGGTTGGAGTTGAATGCCCAAGGAGTTTCTGTGCATCCCTATGCCAGTATAGGTGTTATGTCAGGGGATTTCTTTCAATTGCCAGGTAGGTTCGGAGCGTTGCAGAGTAAGTTTAAAGATGCAGCGCTTTCTTTCTTTGCTCAGGATCGGCCAATTATTCTTTTTAGACTGGGGGACAAAAAAGGTGATCCAGTTAAGAGTGGTCGTCGTAAGTTGTCTTCTTTTTTCAGTTCCTGACTTCAAGTCAGGCATGCTTCTATCGCCAAAAGATTAGCCGCTGATGATGCACCGCCGTTGCGGGGTGCCTTTTTGGTTAATGCGCTCTGTTCTTATTTAAATGGTGTTTGTAGATCTGTGTATAAGTCGCAGGCATAAAAAAAGCTCAGTCGAAACTGAGCTTTTTTGTGTCAGAAAGCGTTGTGGAATTAAGCTTTCTTAGCACGAGCACGCAGGCCAGCAGCACCAACCAGAGCGATACCCATCA contains these protein-coding regions:
- a CDS encoding ThiF family adenylyltransferase, translated to MSASNHSTEATQSAFDYERAFLRNLGLVQPEEQQQLKNCKVAIAGLGGVGGAHVVTLARMGIGNFHLADFDIFELHNFNRQAGAMMSTLGEPKCAVMSRMAKDVNPEANVVPFDEGINADNIDQFLDGVDVVVDGLDFFAVNARDLLYTEARKRALPVVGAGPIGFSMILLTFLPDQMSWHDYFAMDLAKNDTDKYLLFGLGNAPRATHIPYIDKRYVSLDEQRGPSCAAAVQLCAGVIAVEVLKLVLKRGVVKAAPYYHQFDPYRCMYVLGKLRNGNRGWLQRLKFYIFKRFYLSGKVKKDG
- a CDS encoding nitroreductase family protein, encoding MVEKQLVDVILEAGILAPSADNSSPFLFDYVKDASRVSIFRDPERSGGFSDGKGYLVYTAIGAAIENMSRQAESMGVRLEISLFPKGEGKADSVAEILFVSPGDDEGSVVAPGGAASVKLLDSLKKRCTDRRFPYGKMPASFDLTRVQSAVDKTGCGFRYFGPNQSSEKNQMVRFVQSAEALRFTDPGIHAELFSSLSFSKESEEGIPLPALYLDPMGKLLIYAIRSWSFLNGMNRVGLNKALAFFGAGLPLRLSPAVGVITAPSLSPRDLVAAGRALQSAWLELNAQGVSVHPYASIGVMSGDFFQLPGRFGALQSKFKDAALSFFAQDRPIILFRLGDKKGDPVKSGRRKLSSFFSS
- a CDS encoding methyltransferase; the encoded protein is MTKVLEYDDLALIAQGHAAFQLLWSGVNLNVFDYLSEHPGCDFESLRAGIGLELQPAKVLIIGLTSLGIIEKDGDSYRNAEVVEQTMVSGRPGNMREVLGWQHHICYPGLHYFLDSLKQNANVGLQHFQGDEDNLYARLAHTPELEKVFQDAMSSLSNTANELLAREVTFDDINHLVDAGGGVGTNAITLAKANPNLRVTVFDSPTVCERANANIAEQGMSDRVDTYPGDFFVRDFPEGIDAIMFAHMMTIWTPEKDTELLKRAYDALPVGGKVIIYNMMAYDDDTGPKSAALGSPYFLAIATGQGRLYSWQDYEGFLKEAGFSQTVRKELPRDHGVLVGVK